In the genome of Lacerta agilis isolate rLacAgi1 chromosome 2, rLacAgi1.pri, whole genome shotgun sequence, one region contains:
- the SEC24A gene encoding protein transport protein Sec24A isoform X1: protein MAQPGTPAAYSSQNGAGQPQQQQPYSNGPVQNPMVNSSRLPGGQGYNSFVPGMYSQQAPAKNLVHTSSGPYNYGAPQNASPFSNYQRPGQTLNRPPIGSASPATAQLGPVAQMPPLSQNSAAASSSAGSFHSGVNLPAHSNWQYGQAPSIQPAMGSQPNHFAHAGATQPLLPSSGNTNPSATYHVSSAGGPPVQNSYTKPGSVPLPGNQLTYSPVRPPLGPPPVSSPASTRPMAPPASMTPQALQNSSNTQGGDPASTASDGLLVQNNYDTIEGGGFLATAHPPSAPQNPKTNRHVGSAYPTLPPGYQNASPSAGPRMQYPGGSPQFPQPGLGANSLAASMGGLSLQPEGLRPINLLQDRNILPATPLQAPIPNLHEDIQKVNCNPELFRCTLTNIPQTQALLNKAKLPLGLLLHPFKDLSQLPVVTSSTIVRCRSCRTYINPFVSFLDQRRWKCNLCYRVNDVPEEFMYNPVTRVYGEPHKRPEVQNATIEFMAPSEYMLRPPQPPVYLFVFDVSHNAIETGYLNTVCKTVLDNLDLLPGNTRTKIGFITFDSTIHFYSLQEGLSQPQMLIVSDIEEVFIPMPENLLVNLNESKELIQDLLKTLPQMFTNSLETQSALGPALQAAFKLMSPTGGRISVFQTQLPTVGVGALKPREEPNQKAAAKDIHLTPSTDFYKKLALDCSGQQVAVDLFLLSGQYSDLASLGCISRYSAGSVYYYQSYHQQHNPLLVEKLQKELKRYLTRKIGFEAVMRIRCTKGLSIHTFHGNFFVRSTDLLSLPNVNPDAGYAVQMSVEENLTDMQVVCFQSALLYTSSKGERRIRVHTLCLPVVSQLSDVYLGADVQAIIGLLANMAVDRSVTASLSDARDALVNAVIDSLSAYRSSVLTIQQPGLMAPISLRLFPLYVLALLKQKAFQTGTNIRLDDRIFTMCQVKNQPLVYLMLMMHPNLYRIDNLTDEGALNVNDRKIPQPPILQLSVEKINRDGAYLMDAGSVMFLWVGKNCGQNFISHVLGVPHYASIPHNMTQLPELDTAESSRMLAFISWLREQRPFFPILYILRDESPWKPSFLQNMIEDRTESALSYYEFLLHIQQQVNK, encoded by the exons GTCCTGTACAAAACCCAATGGTGAATTCATCACGCTTACCAGGTGGACAGGGATACAATTCTTTTGTCCCAGGCATGTATTCTCAGCAAGCGCCTGCAAAGAACCTGGTGCATACATCTTCTGGACCCTATAACTATGGTGCACCTCAGAACGCTTCACCTTTTAGTAATTATCAGAGACCTGGGCAGACTCTTAATCGGCCACCTATTGGATCTGCTTCTCCAGCAACAGCACAGCTGGGACCTGTTGCCCAGATGCCTCCTCTATCACAGAACTCAGCTGCTGCATCAAGCTCTGCAGGTAGCTTTCATTCTGGAGTTAATCTTCCAGCACACTCAAACTGGCAGTACGGACAGGCTCCTTCAATTCAGCCAGCAATGGGCTCTCAGCCAAACCATTTTGCTCATGCAGGGGCAACTCAGCCATTGTTACCTTCATCAGGGAATACAAATCCATCAGCAACCTATCATGTTTCTTCTGCTGGAGGTCCTCCAGTTCAAAACAGCTATACAAAGCCAG gttctgttcctcttccagGTAATCAGCTAACATATTCACCAGTTAGACCTCCTTTAGGACCTCCTCCAGTTAGCAGTCCAGCCTCTACACGGCCCATGGCTCCTCCAGCAAGCATGACACCCCAAGCATTACAGAATTCATCAAATACACAAGGAG GTGATCCTGCATCCACTGCCAGTGATGGATTGTTGGTCCAGAACAATTATGATACAATAGAAGGAGGAGGCTTCTTGG CAACTGCACATCCCCCTTCTGCTCCTCAGAATCCTAAAACAAACAGACATGTTGGAAGTGCTTATCCCACCTTGCCACCAGGCTACCAGAATGCATCTCCATCTGCAGGACCAAGAATGCAGTATCCAGGTGGATCACCACAGTTTCCTCAA CCTGGCTTGGGAGCAAATTCCTTAGCTGCATCTATGGGTGGACTGAGCCTTCAGCCAGAAGGATTAAGACCTATTAATCTTCTTCAAGACAGAAATATTCTCCCTGCAACCCCTTTGCAGGCACCTATTCCGAACTTGCACGAAGATATCCAGAAGGTCAACTGCAATCCAGA GTTATTCCGATGTACCTTGACTAACATTCCTCAAACTCAGGCCTTACTGAACAAAGCCAAACTTCCTTTGGGGCTCCTGCTTCATCCTTTCAAAGACCTATCG CAATTGCCTGTGGTAACCTCCAGTACAATTGTGAGATGTCGTAGCTGTAGGACATACATCAATCCTTTTGTCAGCTTTCTTGACCAAAGGAGATGGAAGTGCAATTTATGTTACAGAGTGAATGATG TTCCTGAAGAATTTATGTACAATCCTGTGACAAGAGTTTATGGAGAACCTCATAAAAGACCTGAAGTTCAAAATGCCACAATTGAGTTTATGGCTCCTTCTGAATATATG CTACGTCCACCTCAGCCTCCTGTGTACCTCTTTGTGTTTGATGTGTCACATAATGCAATAGAAACAGGATACTTGAACACTGTATGCAAGACCGTGTTGGACAATCTAGATTT ACTTCCAGGAAACACTAGAACAAAAATAGGCTTTATAACATTTGACAGCACAATCCATTTCTATAGCCTTCAGGAAGGTCTCTCTCAGCCCCAGATGTTGATAGTTTCAGATATTGAAG aAGTGTTTATCCCAATGCCGGAAAACCTACTAGTAAACTTAAATGAAAGTAAAGAG ctaATTCAAGATTTATTGAAAACTTTGCCTCAAATGTTTACTAACTCCCTGGAAACTCAGAGTGCTCTGGGACCTGCACTACAGGCTGCCTTTAAATTGATGTCCCCCACCGGTGGTCGGATTTCTGTCTTCCAGACACAACTTCCAACTGTAGGAGTGGGTGCGCTCAAACCTCGGGAAGAGCCTAACCAAAAAGCAGCTGCAAAG gaCATCCACCTTACGCCATCTACTGACTTCTATAAAAAGTTGGCCTTGGACTGTTCTGGACAGCAGGTTGCAGTTGACCTGTTCCTCCTCAGTGGCCAGTACTCTGACCTGGCTTCATTAG gctgTATATCGAGGTATTCAGCTGGTAGTGTCTATTACTACCAATCTTACCATCAACAACACAATCCTCTTCTGGTGGAGAAACTACAGAAAGAGCTGAAACGATACTTGACTCGGAAGATTGGTTTTGAGGCTGTCATGCGAATAAGGTGTACGAAAG GCCTTTCGATTCATACCTTCCATGGCAACTTCTTTGTACGGTCAACAGATCTGTTGTCTTTACCCAATGTGAACCCTGATGCAGGATATGCGGTACAGATGTCAGTAGAGGAGAATCTCACAGACATGCAGGTTGTCTGCTTCCAGTCAGCTCTCCTCTATACATCTAGTAAAG GTGAAAGGAGAATTCGTGTTCACACTTTGTGCTTACCAGTTGTTAGCCAGCTGAGTGATGTTTATTTGGGAGCTGACGTGCAAGCAATTATCGGGCTGCTAGCCAATATGG CTGTTGACCGGTCAGTTACTGCTAGCCTGAGTGATGCTCGAGATGCACTGGTGAATGCTGTAATAGATTCCCTGTCTGCGTACCGGTCCTCTGTCCTAACCATTCAGCAGCCTGGACTCATGGCTCCGATTTCATTACGTCTCTTCCCACTGTATGTGCTGGCTCTCTTAAAGCAG AAAGCATTCCAAACTGGGACAAACATACGTTTAGATGATCGCATCTTTACCATGTGTCAAGTGAAGAACCAACCTTTAGTGTACCTCATGCTTATGATGCATCCTAATTTATACCGAATTGACAATCTCACAGACGAG GGAGCCCTCAACGTCAATGACAGAAAAATACCTCAACCTCCCATTCTCCAGCTGTCTGTGGAGAAGATAAATAGAGATGGTGCCTACCTTATGGATGCTGGCTCT GTGATGTTTTTGTGGGTTGGAAAGAATTGTGGACAGAACTTTATCAGCCATGTCCTTGGAGTTCCACACTATGCATCAATACCACACAATATG ACACAACTTCCAGAACTTGATACAGCTGAGTCTTCTAGAATGCTTGCTTTTATCTCTTGGCTGAGGGAGCAAAGGCCCTTCTTTCctatattgtatattttaag ggatgAAAGTCCATGGAAACCAAGTTTCCTGCAAAATATGATAGAAGACAGAACAGAATCTGCATTATCGTACTATGAGTTCCTTTTGCATATTCAGCAGCAAGTGAATAAATGA
- the SEC24A gene encoding protein transport protein Sec24A isoform X2 — protein sequence MAQPGTPAAYSSQNGAGQPQQQQPYSNGPVQNPMVNSSRLPGGQGYNSFVPGMYSQQAPAKNLVHTSSGPYNYGAPQNASPFSNYQRPGQTLNRPPIGSASPATAQLGPVAQMPPLSQNSAAASSSAGSFHSGVNLPAHSNWQYGQAPSIQPAMGSQPNHFAHAGATQPLLPSSGNTNPSATYHVSSAGGPPVQNSYTKPGNQLTYSPVRPPLGPPPVSSPASTRPMAPPASMTPQALQNSSNTQGGDPASTASDGLLVQNNYDTIEGGGFLATAHPPSAPQNPKTNRHVGSAYPTLPPGYQNASPSAGPRMQYPGGSPQFPQPGLGANSLAASMGGLSLQPEGLRPINLLQDRNILPATPLQAPIPNLHEDIQKVNCNPELFRCTLTNIPQTQALLNKAKLPLGLLLHPFKDLSQLPVVTSSTIVRCRSCRTYINPFVSFLDQRRWKCNLCYRVNDVPEEFMYNPVTRVYGEPHKRPEVQNATIEFMAPSEYMLRPPQPPVYLFVFDVSHNAIETGYLNTVCKTVLDNLDLLPGNTRTKIGFITFDSTIHFYSLQEGLSQPQMLIVSDIEEVFIPMPENLLVNLNESKELIQDLLKTLPQMFTNSLETQSALGPALQAAFKLMSPTGGRISVFQTQLPTVGVGALKPREEPNQKAAAKDIHLTPSTDFYKKLALDCSGQQVAVDLFLLSGQYSDLASLGCISRYSAGSVYYYQSYHQQHNPLLVEKLQKELKRYLTRKIGFEAVMRIRCTKGLSIHTFHGNFFVRSTDLLSLPNVNPDAGYAVQMSVEENLTDMQVVCFQSALLYTSSKGERRIRVHTLCLPVVSQLSDVYLGADVQAIIGLLANMAVDRSVTASLSDARDALVNAVIDSLSAYRSSVLTIQQPGLMAPISLRLFPLYVLALLKQKAFQTGTNIRLDDRIFTMCQVKNQPLVYLMLMMHPNLYRIDNLTDEGALNVNDRKIPQPPILQLSVEKINRDGAYLMDAGSVMFLWVGKNCGQNFISHVLGVPHYASIPHNMTQLPELDTAESSRMLAFISWLREQRPFFPILYILRDESPWKPSFLQNMIEDRTESALSYYEFLLHIQQQVNK from the exons GTCCTGTACAAAACCCAATGGTGAATTCATCACGCTTACCAGGTGGACAGGGATACAATTCTTTTGTCCCAGGCATGTATTCTCAGCAAGCGCCTGCAAAGAACCTGGTGCATACATCTTCTGGACCCTATAACTATGGTGCACCTCAGAACGCTTCACCTTTTAGTAATTATCAGAGACCTGGGCAGACTCTTAATCGGCCACCTATTGGATCTGCTTCTCCAGCAACAGCACAGCTGGGACCTGTTGCCCAGATGCCTCCTCTATCACAGAACTCAGCTGCTGCATCAAGCTCTGCAGGTAGCTTTCATTCTGGAGTTAATCTTCCAGCACACTCAAACTGGCAGTACGGACAGGCTCCTTCAATTCAGCCAGCAATGGGCTCTCAGCCAAACCATTTTGCTCATGCAGGGGCAACTCAGCCATTGTTACCTTCATCAGGGAATACAAATCCATCAGCAACCTATCATGTTTCTTCTGCTGGAGGTCCTCCAGTTCAAAACAGCTATACAAAGCCAG GTAATCAGCTAACATATTCACCAGTTAGACCTCCTTTAGGACCTCCTCCAGTTAGCAGTCCAGCCTCTACACGGCCCATGGCTCCTCCAGCAAGCATGACACCCCAAGCATTACAGAATTCATCAAATACACAAGGAG GTGATCCTGCATCCACTGCCAGTGATGGATTGTTGGTCCAGAACAATTATGATACAATAGAAGGAGGAGGCTTCTTGG CAACTGCACATCCCCCTTCTGCTCCTCAGAATCCTAAAACAAACAGACATGTTGGAAGTGCTTATCCCACCTTGCCACCAGGCTACCAGAATGCATCTCCATCTGCAGGACCAAGAATGCAGTATCCAGGTGGATCACCACAGTTTCCTCAA CCTGGCTTGGGAGCAAATTCCTTAGCTGCATCTATGGGTGGACTGAGCCTTCAGCCAGAAGGATTAAGACCTATTAATCTTCTTCAAGACAGAAATATTCTCCCTGCAACCCCTTTGCAGGCACCTATTCCGAACTTGCACGAAGATATCCAGAAGGTCAACTGCAATCCAGA GTTATTCCGATGTACCTTGACTAACATTCCTCAAACTCAGGCCTTACTGAACAAAGCCAAACTTCCTTTGGGGCTCCTGCTTCATCCTTTCAAAGACCTATCG CAATTGCCTGTGGTAACCTCCAGTACAATTGTGAGATGTCGTAGCTGTAGGACATACATCAATCCTTTTGTCAGCTTTCTTGACCAAAGGAGATGGAAGTGCAATTTATGTTACAGAGTGAATGATG TTCCTGAAGAATTTATGTACAATCCTGTGACAAGAGTTTATGGAGAACCTCATAAAAGACCTGAAGTTCAAAATGCCACAATTGAGTTTATGGCTCCTTCTGAATATATG CTACGTCCACCTCAGCCTCCTGTGTACCTCTTTGTGTTTGATGTGTCACATAATGCAATAGAAACAGGATACTTGAACACTGTATGCAAGACCGTGTTGGACAATCTAGATTT ACTTCCAGGAAACACTAGAACAAAAATAGGCTTTATAACATTTGACAGCACAATCCATTTCTATAGCCTTCAGGAAGGTCTCTCTCAGCCCCAGATGTTGATAGTTTCAGATATTGAAG aAGTGTTTATCCCAATGCCGGAAAACCTACTAGTAAACTTAAATGAAAGTAAAGAG ctaATTCAAGATTTATTGAAAACTTTGCCTCAAATGTTTACTAACTCCCTGGAAACTCAGAGTGCTCTGGGACCTGCACTACAGGCTGCCTTTAAATTGATGTCCCCCACCGGTGGTCGGATTTCTGTCTTCCAGACACAACTTCCAACTGTAGGAGTGGGTGCGCTCAAACCTCGGGAAGAGCCTAACCAAAAAGCAGCTGCAAAG gaCATCCACCTTACGCCATCTACTGACTTCTATAAAAAGTTGGCCTTGGACTGTTCTGGACAGCAGGTTGCAGTTGACCTGTTCCTCCTCAGTGGCCAGTACTCTGACCTGGCTTCATTAG gctgTATATCGAGGTATTCAGCTGGTAGTGTCTATTACTACCAATCTTACCATCAACAACACAATCCTCTTCTGGTGGAGAAACTACAGAAAGAGCTGAAACGATACTTGACTCGGAAGATTGGTTTTGAGGCTGTCATGCGAATAAGGTGTACGAAAG GCCTTTCGATTCATACCTTCCATGGCAACTTCTTTGTACGGTCAACAGATCTGTTGTCTTTACCCAATGTGAACCCTGATGCAGGATATGCGGTACAGATGTCAGTAGAGGAGAATCTCACAGACATGCAGGTTGTCTGCTTCCAGTCAGCTCTCCTCTATACATCTAGTAAAG GTGAAAGGAGAATTCGTGTTCACACTTTGTGCTTACCAGTTGTTAGCCAGCTGAGTGATGTTTATTTGGGAGCTGACGTGCAAGCAATTATCGGGCTGCTAGCCAATATGG CTGTTGACCGGTCAGTTACTGCTAGCCTGAGTGATGCTCGAGATGCACTGGTGAATGCTGTAATAGATTCCCTGTCTGCGTACCGGTCCTCTGTCCTAACCATTCAGCAGCCTGGACTCATGGCTCCGATTTCATTACGTCTCTTCCCACTGTATGTGCTGGCTCTCTTAAAGCAG AAAGCATTCCAAACTGGGACAAACATACGTTTAGATGATCGCATCTTTACCATGTGTCAAGTGAAGAACCAACCTTTAGTGTACCTCATGCTTATGATGCATCCTAATTTATACCGAATTGACAATCTCACAGACGAG GGAGCCCTCAACGTCAATGACAGAAAAATACCTCAACCTCCCATTCTCCAGCTGTCTGTGGAGAAGATAAATAGAGATGGTGCCTACCTTATGGATGCTGGCTCT GTGATGTTTTTGTGGGTTGGAAAGAATTGTGGACAGAACTTTATCAGCCATGTCCTTGGAGTTCCACACTATGCATCAATACCACACAATATG ACACAACTTCCAGAACTTGATACAGCTGAGTCTTCTAGAATGCTTGCTTTTATCTCTTGGCTGAGGGAGCAAAGGCCCTTCTTTCctatattgtatattttaag ggatgAAAGTCCATGGAAACCAAGTTTCCTGCAAAATATGATAGAAGACAGAACAGAATCTGCATTATCGTACTATGAGTTCCTTTTGCATATTCAGCAGCAAGTGAATAAATGA